The following are from one region of the Methyloversatilis discipulorum genome:
- the nifA gene encoding nif-specific transcriptional activator NifA, translating to MTANGIETNARANVELVTVYELSKILSSSLDVTKTLREALNVLSHYLDFRRMMIALVEDGGEALSLAAAVGLSVKEWSSGRYRSGEGIIGRVFASGSPVVVPDISVEPLFLNRTGALDDAGDETIAFIGVPIRAGADMLGVLCADRVVSRRGGFGSDVRVLSMAANLMGQSVALQRVVTDEHERLLHQAKQARREAPRGRFKLDNVVGTSPRMQQVFAEAHQVAPSRSTVLLRGESGTGKEVIARAIHELSTRKSGPFIKLNCAALSESLLESELFGHEKGSFTGATGERKGRFELADGGTLFLDEIGDISPAFQTKLLRVLQEREFERVGGSKPIKVDVRLICATNRNLEKMVAAGTFRADLYFRINVVSIFLPALRERREDIPALTQHFLERFNRENDRNMKLTQGGQAVMMHCYWPGNVRELENCIERTATMAHHDAIEASDFPCSVNRCLTQVLHFVKKDDAVSPVANESTDSDAESCSPPGDAAPVSRPAPSDDKPDGERDRLVWAMEQCGWVQAKAARLLNITPRQMGYALKKYDIEVRRF from the coding sequence ATGACTGCGAACGGCATCGAAACGAATGCGCGCGCGAATGTTGAACTGGTGACCGTGTACGAGCTGAGCAAGATACTCAGCTCGTCGCTGGACGTAACGAAGACCCTGCGCGAAGCACTGAACGTGCTGTCGCACTACCTCGACTTCAGACGCATGATGATTGCGCTGGTCGAGGACGGCGGCGAGGCGCTTAGCCTTGCTGCGGCAGTCGGCCTGTCGGTCAAGGAATGGTCGAGCGGGCGCTACCGGTCGGGCGAAGGCATCATCGGCCGCGTGTTCGCCTCCGGCTCGCCGGTCGTGGTGCCGGACATTTCGGTCGAGCCGCTGTTCCTGAACCGCACTGGCGCGCTCGACGACGCCGGTGACGAAACCATCGCCTTCATCGGCGTGCCGATACGTGCAGGTGCCGACATGCTGGGCGTGCTGTGTGCCGACCGCGTGGTATCGCGCCGCGGCGGCTTCGGAAGCGACGTGCGCGTGCTGTCGATGGCGGCCAATCTGATGGGGCAGTCGGTGGCCCTGCAGCGCGTGGTGACCGACGAGCACGAACGTCTGCTGCACCAGGCCAAGCAGGCGCGGCGCGAGGCGCCGCGCGGCCGCTTCAAGCTGGACAACGTGGTTGGCACCTCGCCGCGCATGCAGCAGGTGTTCGCCGAGGCGCACCAGGTTGCGCCGTCGCGGTCGACCGTGCTGCTGCGCGGCGAAAGCGGCACCGGCAAGGAAGTGATTGCCCGCGCCATTCACGAACTGTCCACCCGCAAGTCCGGCCCCTTCATCAAGCTCAATTGCGCGGCGCTGTCCGAGTCGCTGCTCGAATCGGAACTGTTCGGTCACGAGAAGGGCTCCTTCACCGGTGCCACCGGCGAACGCAAGGGGCGTTTCGAACTGGCCGACGGCGGCACGCTCTTCCTTGACGAGATCGGCGACATTTCGCCGGCTTTCCAGACCAAGCTGCTGCGCGTGCTGCAGGAGCGCGAGTTCGAGCGCGTCGGCGGCAGCAAGCCGATCAAGGTCGATGTGAGGCTGATCTGCGCGACCAACCGCAACCTCGAAAAAATGGTGGCGGCCGGCACCTTCCGCGCCGACCTGTACTTCCGCATCAATGTGGTGAGCATCTTCCTGCCGGCGCTGCGCGAGCGGCGCGAGGACATTCCGGCACTGACGCAGCACTTCCTGGAGCGCTTCAACCGCGAGAACGACCGCAACATGAAGCTGACCCAGGGCGGGCAGGCGGTGATGATGCACTGTTACTGGCCGGGCAATGTGCGCGAGCTGGAGAACTGCATCGAGCGCACCGCGACGATGGCGCATCACGACGCGATCGAGGCGTCGGACTTCCCCTGTTCGGTCAATCGCTGCCTGACGCAGGTGCTGCATTTCGTGAAGAAGGACGACGCGGTGTCGCCGGTGGCCAACGAGTCCACCGACAGCGATGCCGAGTCCTGTAGTCCGCCGGGCGACGCGGCGCCGGTGTCCCGCCCGGCGCCGTCCGATGACAAGCCGGACGGCGAACGCGACCGTCTCGTGTGGGCGATGGAACAGTGTGGCTGGGTGCAGGCCAAGGCCGCCCGCCTGCTCAATATCACGCCGCGGCAGATGGGCTATGCGCTGAAGAAGTACGACATCGAGGTGCGGCGCTTCTGA
- a CDS encoding flavin monoamine oxidase family protein, producing the protein MLDTLIVGAGLCGLEITRRLEAAGRSVLLVEARPRAGGRVDTVPATAGAAALDLGPGWYWPQSQPRMVRLIADLGLETFPQHDEGVVLHLQQPDGNPEALGSAAIHNGARRLVGGMAALTGALLRRLSHDRLRTGCTVRRLVARSDRVEVHCTGGGESFVIAARSVVLALPPRLAAEQIVFEPALDAPLRQAMQDQPTWMAAQAKAFVRCDRAHWRSDGLSGNAFVSHPQAVLGEVFDACDGTGEAAALGGFVALSPALRAASAPALELMVRSQFAQLFGPAVEAGDLHLRDWAREPMTCSALDLAEPGGHPEDDVPLLAAPHWSGRLHLAGSETATRGAGYLEGALDAAARVAARLVGVPLALPPSPANDGSVAEFVDWVGALRNQAGELYRQSVVRALSAQRSIDMTHAVLCAVVDHVYAEALRRLETLDFDLSEVAIERGRCALTPSLLAPFSGFSDGLVGEALQHNRTSCALSNFPDEHAPSPDYVARIRHDLALAWRAFAQSLNQMLVDRMPVRG; encoded by the coding sequence ATGCTCGATACCCTCATCGTCGGTGCCGGACTGTGCGGCCTCGAGATCACCCGCCGGCTCGAAGCGGCCGGACGCAGCGTGCTGCTGGTCGAGGCACGGCCGCGCGCCGGCGGGCGCGTGGATACGGTCCCCGCAACAGCGGGGGCGGCTGCCCTCGATCTCGGCCCCGGCTGGTACTGGCCGCAGTCGCAGCCGCGCATGGTCAGGCTGATCGCGGATCTGGGGCTGGAAACCTTTCCGCAGCATGACGAGGGCGTCGTGCTGCATCTGCAGCAGCCGGATGGCAATCCGGAAGCGCTCGGCAGCGCGGCGATACACAATGGCGCGCGGCGGCTGGTCGGAGGCATGGCGGCGCTGACCGGTGCCTTGCTGCGCCGGCTGTCGCACGACCGTCTGCGCACCGGCTGCACCGTCCGCCGGCTGGTCGCACGCAGCGACCGCGTCGAGGTGCACTGCACCGGGGGTGGTGAGTCCTTCGTCATCGCGGCGCGCAGCGTCGTGCTCGCGCTGCCGCCGCGGCTGGCGGCGGAACAGATCGTGTTCGAGCCGGCGCTCGACGCGCCGCTGCGTCAGGCGATGCAGGACCAGCCGACCTGGATGGCGGCGCAGGCCAAGGCCTTCGTGCGTTGTGATCGCGCGCACTGGCGCAGCGACGGACTTTCCGGCAACGCCTTCGTGTCGCATCCGCAGGCGGTACTCGGCGAGGTGTTCGATGCCTGCGACGGCACCGGAGAGGCGGCTGCGCTGGGCGGCTTTGTCGCACTGTCGCCGGCCCTGCGCGCGGCCAGCGCACCGGCGCTCGAACTGATGGTGCGCAGTCAGTTCGCGCAGCTGTTCGGCCCGGCGGTGGAAGCGGGCGACCTGCATCTGCGCGACTGGGCCCGCGAGCCGATGACATGCAGCGCGCTCGACCTGGCCGAGCCCGGCGGGCATCCGGAGGACGACGTGCCGCTGCTTGCCGCACCGCACTGGTCAGGCCGCCTGCACCTGGCCGGCAGCGAGACGGCCACGCGCGGCGCTGGCTATCTCGAGGGCGCTCTGGATGCCGCGGCGCGCGTCGCCGCCCGCCTCGTCGGGGTACCGCTCGCCTTGCCGCCGTCGCCGGCCAACGACGGCAGCGTTGCCGAGTTCGTCGACTGGGTGGGCGCGCTGCGCAATCAGGCCGGCGAGCTGTACCGGCAGAGCGTGGTGCGCGCACTGAGCGCACAGCGCAGTATCGACATGACGCACGCCGTGCTGTGTGCGGTTGTCGACCACGTGTATGCCGAGGCGCTGCGCCGGCTCGAGACGCTGGACTTCGACCTGAGTGAGGTCGCCATCGAGCGCGGCCGCTGTGCGCTGACGCCGTCGCTGCTGGCGCCCTTCTCCGGCTTCAGCGACGGGCTGGTGGGCGAGGCGCTGCAGCACAACCGTACGTCCTGTGCGCTTTCCAACTTTCCGGACGAACACGCGCCGTCGCCCGACTACGTCGCGCGCATCCGCCACGACCTCGCGCTCGCCTGGCGCGCATTCGCCCAGTCGCTGAACCAGATGCTGGTCGACCGCATGCCGGTGCGTGGCTGA
- a CDS encoding PEP-CTERM sorting domain-containing protein, with the protein MKSMRSLFAATLFATALPALAVIPNVTDQESSERNNLIATFGQSGLAQSFKQMAENVSGAGIYLLLASPEESANVTIELWSKLPNQGGSLLAGGSALGLGQGWVDVFWTPVTVTPGDTYYLVFSGPSALGLAGSTLNPYPNGQTFATSGYAGFPNFDYAFRTFAAAVPEPSTWASMMGGLGLLALLAAARRRA; encoded by the coding sequence ATGAAATCGATGCGCAGCCTCTTCGCCGCAACGCTGTTTGCCACGGCCCTGCCGGCACTCGCCGTGATCCCCAACGTGACCGACCAGGAGTCGTCCGAGCGCAACAACCTGATCGCAACCTTCGGTCAGAGCGGACTGGCGCAGTCCTTCAAGCAGATGGCGGAGAACGTGTCCGGCGCCGGGATCTACCTCCTCCTCGCCAGCCCGGAGGAGTCGGCGAACGTGACCATCGAACTGTGGAGCAAGCTGCCCAACCAAGGCGGCAGCCTGCTGGCCGGCGGCTCGGCACTCGGTCTTGGTCAGGGCTGGGTGGACGTGTTCTGGACGCCCGTGACAGTTACGCCGGGGGACACCTACTACCTGGTCTTCTCCGGCCCGTCCGCATTGGGTCTGGCGGGCAGCACGCTGAACCCCTACCCGAACGGACAGACGTTCGCGACCTCGGGCTATGCTGGCTTCCCCAACTTCGACTACGCCTTCCGCACTTTCGCTGCGGCCGTCCCCGAGCCCTCGACCTGGGCTTCGATGATGGGCGGCCTCGGCCTGCTCGCGCTGCTTGCTGCGGCCCGCCGCCGCGCCTGA
- the leuA gene encoding 2-isopropylmalate synthase, translating to MLKQPNTKYRPVTPIALADRQWPSKTITRAPIWMSTDLRDGNQALFEPMNGERKMRMFKMLVDIGFKQIEVAFPSASDTDFSFVRTLIEGGHIPDDVTIEVLTQARPHLIERTIESLRGAKRAIVHVYNATSPTFRRVVFDMSRDEVKQLAVDSTLLIKRLTDAQPETEWTFQYSPETFTATELDFAKEVCDAVVEAWGGTPERPVILNLPATVEVATPNHYADQIEWMHRNLAKRESVILSVHPHNDRGTAVAAAELAVMAGADRVEGCLFGHGERTGNVDLVTLALNLYTQGVDPGLDFSRINDIARTVEQCTQIPVHARHPYAGDLVFTAFSGSHQDAIRKGLAAQQPDAIWEVPYLPVDPADVGRTYDSIIRVNSQSGKGGVAFLLESEYGVTLPRRLQVEFSTAVQQLTDTSGQEVRAADIWKLFAQQYFEPAVPFEYVTHHLREIGDEQGIELMVKVEGVERTLSGRGNGPIAAVIDALKVPARLHDYEERAIGHGADAAAVAFAEFVIDGLPGSTFGAGMHRNIVTASVLAILSGLNRACAKLDPAARRDFLASTMPPALA from the coding sequence ATGTTGAAGCAGCCGAATACGAAGTACCGTCCCGTCACCCCGATCGCGCTCGCCGATCGACAGTGGCCGTCGAAAACCATTACCCGCGCGCCGATCTGGATGTCGACCGATCTGCGCGACGGCAACCAGGCGCTGTTCGAGCCGATGAACGGCGAGCGCAAGATGCGCATGTTCAAGATGCTGGTCGACATCGGTTTCAAGCAGATCGAAGTCGCCTTCCCGTCGGCGTCCGACACCGACTTCAGCTTCGTGCGCACGCTGATCGAAGGCGGCCACATCCCGGACGACGTGACCATCGAGGTGCTCACCCAGGCGCGGCCGCACCTGATCGAACGCACCATCGAATCCTTGCGCGGCGCGAAGCGCGCCATCGTGCATGTTTACAACGCAACCTCGCCCACCTTCCGCCGCGTCGTGTTCGACATGAGCCGCGACGAAGTGAAGCAGCTCGCGGTCGACAGCACCCTGCTCATCAAGCGCCTGACCGACGCGCAGCCGGAAACCGAGTGGACCTTCCAGTACAGCCCGGAAACGTTCACCGCGACCGAACTCGACTTCGCCAAGGAGGTGTGCGACGCCGTGGTCGAGGCCTGGGGCGGCACGCCTGAGCGGCCGGTCATCCTGAACCTGCCGGCGACGGTGGAGGTGGCCACGCCCAATCACTACGCCGACCAGATCGAGTGGATGCACCGCAATCTTGCCAAGCGCGAGTCGGTCATCCTCAGCGTGCATCCGCACAACGACCGCGGCACCGCGGTGGCGGCGGCCGAACTGGCGGTGATGGCCGGTGCCGACCGGGTCGAAGGCTGCCTGTTCGGCCACGGTGAGCGCACCGGCAACGTCGATCTGGTGACGCTTGCGCTCAACCTCTACACGCAGGGCGTGGATCCGGGCCTCGATTTCTCGCGCATCAACGATATCGCGCGGACGGTCGAACAGTGCACGCAGATTCCAGTGCATGCACGCCACCCCTACGCCGGCGACCTCGTATTCACCGCCTTCTCCGGTTCGCACCAGGACGCGATCCGCAAGGGCCTCGCCGCGCAGCAGCCGGACGCCATTTGGGAAGTGCCCTATCTGCCGGTCGATCCGGCCGACGTCGGTCGCACCTACGATTCGATCATTCGCGTGAACAGCCAGTCGGGCAAGGGCGGCGTGGCCTTCCTGCTCGAAAGCGAATACGGCGTCACCTTGCCGCGTCGCCTGCAGGTCGAGTTCAGCACCGCGGTGCAGCAGCTCACCGACACCAGCGGACAGGAAGTGCGCGCTGCCGACATCTGGAAGCTGTTCGCGCAGCAGTACTTCGAGCCAGCGGTTCCGTTCGAGTATGTCACCCATCATCTGCGCGAGATCGGCGACGAGCAGGGCATCGAACTGATGGTTAAGGTCGAGGGCGTCGAACGTACGCTGTCGGGCCGCGGCAATGGCCCGATCGCTGCCGTGATCGATGCGCTCAAGGTGCCCGCCCGCCTGCACGACTACGAGGAGCGCGCGATCGGCCACGGCGCTGACGCGGCGGCGGTGGCTTTCGCCGAATTCGTCATCGACGGGCTTCCGGGCAGCACTTTCGGCGCCGGCATGCACCGGAACATCGTGACGGCGTCGGTGCTGGCCATCCTGAGCGGGCTCAACCGGGCCTGCGCCAAGCTCGATCCGGCGGCGCGCCGCGACTTCCTCGCCTCGACCATGCCGCCGGCGCTGGCCTGA
- a CDS encoding SoxR reducing system RseC family protein has protein sequence MTVRDTRVVQVDGTRVTVGVESATACSGCRSQTVCGSAPNTLHQLELPSAQAASLRPGDLVALGIDDDAPLRAVMLAYLPPLAGLLGGIGAGSLAGLPDVAVLACGGSGLCFGAVIARLLAGHWRESWRPRICGSGD, from the coding sequence ATGACGGTCAGGGATACCCGGGTGGTGCAGGTCGACGGCACCCGCGTCACCGTCGGCGTCGAGAGCGCAACGGCCTGCAGCGGCTGCCGCTCGCAAACCGTCTGTGGCAGCGCGCCGAACACGCTGCATCAGCTCGAACTGCCCTCTGCGCAGGCCGCTTCGCTGCGCCCGGGCGACCTGGTCGCACTTGGCATCGACGACGACGCGCCGCTACGCGCCGTGATGCTGGCCTATCTGCCGCCGCTGGCCGGCCTGCTCGGCGGCATCGGCGCCGGCAGTCTGGCCGGCCTGCCGGATGTCGCCGTGCTGGCCTGTGGCGGCAGTGGTCTCTGCTTCGGTGCAGTCATCGCCCGCCTGCTCGCCGGCCACTGGCGGGAGAGCTGGCGGCCCAGAATCTGCGGCAGCGGTGACTGA
- a CDS encoding glutamine--tRNA ligase/YqeY domain fusion protein produces MSERNAPAPASNFLRAVIEKDLANGTYASRRWARSPGDAAHHASGEPDPAKIRTRFPPEPNGYLHVGHAKSICLNFGLARDYGGVCHMRFDDTNPEKESVEYVESIKDAVQWLGFGWDAFGASQLYFASDYFDFMYRAAEYLITAGHAYIDQQTPDEMRANRGTLTEPGKDSPWRNRPADESLALFREMRDGKHPDGAMVLRAKIDMASPNINMRDPAIYRIKHAHHHNTGDKWCIYPMYTYAHPLEDAVEGITHSICTLEFEDQRPFYDWVLERLAEGGLLAHPLPKQYEFARLNLTYVVTSKRKLMQLVTEKHVSGWDDPRMPTIVGLRRRGYTPEALQLFAERIGVSKADSWIDYSTLEGALRDDLDGRAARAMAVLDPLKLKLTNWDALFAGKEVEPCSAPVHPHHPERGTRSFNLTREVWIEREDFMEEAPKGYHRLFPGNKARLKYGYVIECTGCEKDADGRITAVLATLVPDTKSGTPGADSVKVKGVITWVSVSEGLSAEVRLYDRLFTEAHPDAGGRDFLTVMNPDSVKSVQAFVEPGLTAAAADDKFQFERHGYFVADRIDSVEGRPVFNRAVTLKDSWSR; encoded by the coding sequence ATGTCCGAACGCAACGCTCCCGCACCGGCTTCCAATTTCCTGCGTGCCGTCATCGAGAAGGATCTGGCCAATGGCACCTACGCCAGCCGCCGCTGGGCACGCAGCCCGGGCGACGCCGCCCATCATGCCTCCGGCGAGCCGGACCCGGCGAAGATCCGCACGCGCTTCCCGCCGGAGCCGAACGGCTATCTGCACGTCGGCCACGCCAAGTCCATCTGCCTGAATTTCGGCTTGGCGCGCGATTACGGCGGCGTCTGCCACATGCGCTTCGACGACACCAATCCGGAAAAGGAAAGCGTCGAGTACGTCGAATCGATCAAGGACGCGGTGCAGTGGCTGGGCTTCGGCTGGGACGCCTTCGGCGCTTCGCAGCTCTACTTCGCCAGCGACTACTTCGACTTCATGTACCGCGCGGCGGAATATCTGATCACCGCCGGCCACGCCTACATCGACCAGCAGACGCCGGACGAGATGCGCGCCAACCGAGGCACACTGACCGAGCCGGGCAAGGATTCACCGTGGCGCAATCGTCCGGCCGACGAATCGCTGGCGCTGTTTCGCGAGATGCGCGACGGTAAGCACCCGGACGGCGCCATGGTGCTGCGCGCGAAAATCGACATGGCCAGCCCCAACATCAATATGCGCGACCCGGCCATCTACCGGATCAAGCACGCGCACCACCACAACACCGGCGACAAGTGGTGCATCTACCCGATGTACACCTACGCCCACCCGCTGGAAGACGCAGTCGAGGGCATCACCCACTCGATCTGCACGCTGGAGTTCGAAGATCAGCGGCCGTTCTACGACTGGGTGCTGGAACGTCTGGCCGAAGGCGGTCTGCTGGCTCACCCGCTGCCCAAGCAGTACGAATTCGCACGGCTCAACCTGACCTATGTCGTCACCAGCAAGCGCAAGCTGATGCAGCTGGTGACCGAAAAACATGTCAGCGGCTGGGACGACCCGCGCATGCCCACCATCGTCGGCCTGCGCCGCCGTGGCTACACGCCGGAGGCGCTGCAGCTGTTCGCCGAGCGCATCGGCGTGTCCAAGGCCGATTCGTGGATCGACTATTCGACGCTGGAAGGCGCGCTGCGTGACGACCTCGACGGCCGCGCCGCCCGTGCGATGGCGGTACTCGACCCGCTCAAGCTCAAGCTCACCAACTGGGACGCACTGTTCGCCGGCAAGGAGGTCGAGCCCTGCTCCGCGCCGGTGCATCCGCACCACCCGGAGCGCGGCACGCGCAGCTTCAACCTGACACGCGAAGTGTGGATCGAGCGTGAAGACTTCATGGAGGAGGCGCCCAAGGGCTACCACCGCCTGTTCCCGGGCAACAAGGCGCGGTTGAAGTACGGCTACGTGATCGAATGCACCGGTTGCGAGAAGGACGCCGACGGCCGCATCACCGCAGTGCTCGCGACCCTCGTGCCGGACACCAAGAGCGGCACGCCGGGCGCCGACAGCGTCAAGGTGAAGGGCGTCATCACCTGGGTGAGCGTTAGCGAAGGCCTGTCGGCCGAAGTGCGGCTGTACGACCGGCTGTTCACCGAAGCGCACCCGGACGCCGGCGGCCGCGACTTCCTGACCGTGATGAATCCGGATTCGGTGAAATCGGTACAGGCCTTCGTCGAACCCGGCCTGACTGCCGCCGCGGCCGACGACAAGTTCCAGTTCGAGCGCCACGGTTACTTCGTCGCCGACCGCATCGATTCAGTCGAAGGCCGCCCGGTGTTCAACCGGGCCGTCACATTGAAGGACAGCTGGAGCCGCTGA
- a CDS encoding flavin reductase family protein: MPIQDVPLPQAYRLLNHGPTVLVSSAAGARRNVMAAAWCMPLDFEPPKIVVVIDKSTFTRELISASGEFAINVPPRALLDATVAAGSDSGREADKFAALDLPTFAATQIAAPLVGGCVAWLECKVVPEAHNQDRYDLFIGEVVAARADSRVFRNGRWHFDDDTLRTLHHVAGGAFFMTGEAVGGS, from the coding sequence ATGCCCATCCAGGACGTCCCCCTCCCGCAGGCTTACCGGCTGCTCAACCACGGCCCCACCGTGCTGGTGAGTAGCGCGGCCGGCGCGCGCCGCAACGTGATGGCGGCGGCGTGGTGCATGCCGCTCGATTTCGAACCGCCCAAGATCGTCGTCGTGATCGACAAATCGACCTTCACGCGCGAGCTGATCAGCGCATCGGGCGAGTTCGCGATCAATGTTCCGCCGCGCGCGCTGCTCGACGCCACGGTCGCGGCCGGCAGCGACAGCGGCCGCGAGGCGGACAAGTTCGCGGCGCTGGATCTGCCCACCTTCGCGGCGACGCAGATCGCCGCGCCGCTGGTCGGCGGCTGCGTCGCTTGGCTCGAATGCAAGGTCGTACCGGAAGCCCACAACCAGGACCGCTACGACCTGTTCATCGGCGAGGTCGTGGCAGCGCGCGCGGACAGCCGCGTGTTCCGCAACGGGCGCTGGCATTTCGACGACGACACGCTGCGCACGCTGCACCACGTCGCCGGCGGCGCCTTCTTCATGACCGGTGAGGCCGTCGGCGGCAGCTGA
- a CDS encoding Ohr family peroxiredoxin, whose protein sequence is MDLIYKTRIFSQGGRNGRVQSEDGLLKLDLAAPAEMGGKKQGVNPEQLFAAAYAACFENSVRHIVRADRLPVKGCMVEAEVSLFKNFEEAYRMAIRFTAVLHGIDQPTADSLVERALKVCPYTDATKNNVTVSATAVLEDPALA, encoded by the coding sequence ATGGACCTCATCTACAAAACCCGCATCTTCAGCCAGGGTGGCCGCAATGGCCGCGTGCAGAGCGAAGACGGCCTGCTGAAGCTGGACCTCGCCGCACCGGCGGAAATGGGCGGCAAGAAGCAGGGCGTCAATCCGGAACAGCTGTTCGCCGCCGCCTATGCCGCCTGTTTCGAGAATTCGGTACGCCACATCGTCCGCGCCGACCGACTGCCGGTGAAGGGCTGCATGGTCGAAGCCGAGGTGTCGCTGTTCAAGAACTTCGAGGAGGCCTACCGCATGGCCATCCGCTTTACCGCCGTCCTGCATGGCATCGACCAGCCGACCGCCGATTCGCTGGTGGAGCGCGCGCTCAAGGTGTGCCCCTACACCGATGCGACGAAGAACAACGTGACCGTCAGCGCCACCGCGGTGCTGGAAGATCCGGCGCTGGCGTGA
- a CDS encoding protein adenylyltransferase SelO produces MNAPLSRPPLSALESLRLGSRYARLPDAFHTRLAPAPLPSPHLVAASADVAALIGLDPAETMRPEFVELFSGNRLPDGAEPLAAVYGGHQFGSWSGRLGDGRAHLLGDVDTPHGRLELQLKGAGPTPYSRFSDGRAVLRSSIREFLCSEAMAALGVPTTRALCVIGSPLPVQREQTETAAVVTRVAPSFVRFGSFEHFTAEDDVASLRTLADHVIDHFRPQLRDTSQPCAALLADIAQRTGELVAHWQAIGFMHGVMNTDNMSALGLTLDYGPFAFMDTFDAGRICNHSDTWGRYAFRTQPRIAQWNLYVLADAFGPLIGHPDRTRALVDDHFQPAFDARFGALMRQRLGFATAQRGDDDFIGATLGLLQLQRVDYTLFFRALSRLPGSVGREDRAARDAPLRDLFVDREACDAWLLGWRARLAGEGSVDALRQPAMLATNPCYVLRNWMAESAIRHARDGDFGEVRALLDCLRRPFDERPQYAHYTAPPPDWADGLTVSCSS; encoded by the coding sequence ATGAACGCGCCCCTGTCCCGACCTCCGCTGTCCGCGCTCGAATCGCTGCGCCTGGGCAGCCGCTATGCCCGCCTGCCGGACGCCTTTCACACGCGGCTGGCGCCGGCACCGCTGCCGTCGCCGCATCTGGTTGCCGCCAGCGCGGACGTTGCGGCGTTGATCGGACTCGATCCGGCCGAGACGATGCGCCCCGAATTCGTCGAACTGTTCTCCGGCAACCGCCTGCCCGATGGCGCGGAGCCGCTGGCCGCGGTCTACGGTGGCCACCAGTTCGGCAGCTGGTCGGGTCGTCTGGGCGACGGCCGCGCCCATCTGCTCGGCGACGTCGATACACCGCACGGCCGGCTGGAACTGCAGCTGAAGGGCGCCGGCCCGACGCCCTACTCGCGCTTTTCCGATGGCCGCGCAGTGCTGCGCTCGTCGATCCGCGAATTCCTCTGTTCGGAAGCGATGGCCGCGCTCGGCGTGCCGACCACCCGCGCACTGTGCGTGATCGGATCGCCGCTGCCGGTACAGCGCGAGCAGACGGAAACCGCCGCCGTCGTCACCCGCGTTGCGCCGAGCTTCGTGCGCTTCGGCAGCTTCGAGCACTTCACGGCGGAAGACGACGTCGCCTCGCTGCGCACGCTGGCCGACCACGTGATCGATCACTTCCGGCCGCAGCTGCGCGATACGTCGCAGCCTTGTGCCGCGCTGCTGGCCGACATCGCGCAGCGCACCGGCGAGCTGGTCGCGCACTGGCAGGCGATCGGCTTCATGCACGGCGTGATGAACACCGACAACATGTCGGCGCTGGGGCTGACGCTGGACTACGGGCCGTTCGCCTTCATGGACACCTTCGATGCCGGTCGCATCTGCAATCACTCCGACACCTGGGGGCGCTACGCCTTCCGCACCCAGCCGCGCATCGCACAGTGGAACCTCTATGTGCTGGCCGATGCCTTCGGTCCGCTGATCGGCCATCCGGACCGAACGCGTGCGCTGGTCGATGACCACTTCCAGCCGGCCTTCGACGCGCGCTTCGGCGCCCTGATGAGGCAACGCCTCGGCTTCGCCACCGCGCAGCGAGGTGACGACGACTTCATCGGTGCAACGCTCGGTCTGCTGCAACTGCAGCGCGTCGATTACACCCTCTTCTTCCGTGCCCTGAGTCGCCTGCCCGGCAGCGTTGGGCGCGAGGATCGCGCAGCGCGCGACGCGCCGCTGCGCGACCTGTTCGTCGATCGCGAAGCCTGCGACGCCTGGCTGCTCGGCTGGCGCGCACGGCTGGCCGGCGAAGGCAGCGTCGATGCGCTGCGCCAGCCCGCCATGCTCGCCACCAACCCGTGCTACGTGCTGCGCAACTGGATGGCCGAGTCGGCGATCCGGCACGCCCGCGACGGCGATTTCGGCGAGGTGCGGGCGCTGCTCGACTGCCTGCGCCGCCCCTTCGACGAACGTCCGCAGTACGCGCACTACACCGCGCCGCCGCCCGACTGGGCTGACGGACTGACCGTCAGCTGTTCGAGCTGA